TATTAATTTTTGAGATATCTAACACAATTTTGGAGACATTTTCCATTCCAAAGTCTCCTTTTTTAATTCTCAGTGTATCATCTAAAACTGATTCTATTTCATTGAGAATATGGGTTAAAGAATATCCAACTCCACTTCCGATGTTAAAGACATTGTTGTCTGCAAACTTGCTTTCTGAAACTTTTATAGTGGCATCCACTAAGTCAGAGATATAAATGTAATCTCTAACGGAACCATCGGGGGTTCCTATAATTTTGGTTTCATTACCCGTATGGTAATTGTATAAAAGTTTATTTATAACACCGACACCGCTAAATGGATTTTGGTATTGTCCATAAGGGTTAGAATATCTACATATAACATAGTTAATCCCATACTTTAAGCTATAATATCTTAAAAAATTTTCCATAGATAACTTTCCGATACCATAAGGTGAAATGGGCATTAAGGTGTGATTTTCATTAACAGGATCTTTTGTCTCACCATATATAGCACCCCCAGAGGATGCTAAAACTACTTTTTTATTTTTATATTCCTTAACAATCTCTAGAAAGTTTATGAAGTTTTCAATATTTCCTAATTCGATCAGACTATCATTTGATGAATTTCTCACGTTGGAAACAGAGGCTAAGTATATAATTATATCTGATGCATCAACTAACTCTTTCACTAATTCTGTGTTGCTTAAATCATTTATAAAACTATTAAAATGTTTATTACTAATTTTTTTAGTATTTGAATCGTAGAGATCAATACAAAAAATATCTCTTTTTTTTTCAAGGAGTTTGTAAATGATATTTGTGCCAATAAAACCATTACCTCCTATTAATAGATATTTATACATGAGAATTACACTCCACCACTAAGAATTTTTTATTTATTAATTTTTCAGACATAAACTCAACAATTTCAATAGAAAAATTTTTGTTAGTTAAAAATTTTTTTATTTTTTTATTTAATAACTCATTATTGGAAAGTTGAATGATTAGTAATTTTGCTTTTAATGTTGTAATAATTCTATTAAGTAACTCCACATTTAAATCCATATTGGTAATTATTATATCACTTTGTTCTTTTAGATTCTCAATTAAATCTTCCAAAGATTCATTTATATCCCTTGTGGAATATTGTTGGTTTACTAACTCGAAAAATGGTTCTTGAACTGATTTGTAAATACTGTTATGGTTTAGTAATAAAGTACATTTGAGAGAACGATGTGTCCAATCTGTATTTCCGATTATTCGGTATATAGCTCTCTCAGAACTGTCAGAATCACATGAACTACATATTCTACCATTTAATTCTCCATTGCAAATATTACAATTTTTTAAGGCCACATGTTCAATTTGTTTGTTTTCTTCTAATTTTAATGGATGAACAAATGTTGTATTTTCATCCAAGTAAGTGAAGATTCCTGGTCGGGTTTTTTTGCTTAAAGATACCCATTCAGAAATCTCACCTAACTCCCATCCTTGACTTTCTAAGTAATAACTGTATTCCACGTCCATATGGTCTTGAGGAAGTAGTGGGTTAAATCCTCCACAATCTTCATAGGCTCCTCGACGTAAAATATAAATTCCTCCTTGTATATGTTTAAATTTAACATTATCTTTATTTAGGATATAATCTTTATTTCTAAACTTCTTAAACCATTTTTGCCCTTTATAAGTCCTTCCATTATAAAAACTTGGCGAATGAATTAAATTACCTGCAATCCCTACATTTGGATGCTTTTTCATGTAATTTATAGCTTCACGTTCCCATCCATGTTTTATAATAAATCCTTCATTGCTGCAAATATAAATAGCAAATTCATTTTTCATTTTTTCTAAAGCAATATTAGATGCAGGGCCACATTGCAAATTGTCTTTGAGGAAGATCAAGGATATGTTGGTGTATAATCTTGAATAGTTTACAAGAAAATTTTTAAAATCTTCATCACTATTATTGTCAATTATGGTTAAATTAAATTCCAGTGTGGTATGTTTAAATATCTGATCTAATATCTCTTTCATTGTCTTTAAATCTTTGTAATGTCCCGTTTGATATGTTACCATGAATATATCAATTTTATTATTGCTCCAAATATTTACCATAGTTTCAATTGTTTCTTCTACATTAGAAATTCTTTGAACTTCTTGTTGAGCGCGTTTTAACATGACTGTTAGATCGTTTTTATCCATATCCCTAACATACACTATTTTATCAGCTAGATCTGATGGTTCGTCAGGATTAATGACAAATCCGGAATAACCATTTAAAACAAATTCTGGAATGGAAGAAACATTAGTGGTTATCACTGGAATTCCATAAGCCATGGCTTCAAAAATAACTGTGGGCATTCCATCCATGTCACCATTAGATGCTCTTCTAGAAGGCAATACAAACAAATCACCCTCTTGATAAACTTCTTTTAAAGCTATATCCCCTTTAATAGGACCTTCAAAAATTACATTTTTTAAATCTAACTCTTTGACTTTACTTTTTAAGTTTTCTTCCAGAGGACCATAACCATAAATTTTAAAGGTCATTTCTTCATTTTCCAAAATTTTAGCTGCTTCAATAAAAGTATCGATTCCTTTCTTTTCTATGAAACGAGCAACGGTTATAACATTTTTAATATCTCTTTTAACTCGAGGGGTATTAAAGTCAACTTCTTCTATTTTATACCTAGTTGCTTGGCGTAAAAACATAATTTTATGTTGAGGAACTCCCCTTTCAGAAAGATATTCAAAATGAAACTTTCCAGGTACAAAAATCC
The Methanobacterium aggregans DNA segment above includes these coding regions:
- a CDS encoding glycosyltransferase yields the protein MNRFWNILMQPIIEKVNANYIVEIGSDTGINTRNILDYCVEHDAHMTAIDPVPKFDINEFKAEYGDRFEIYKELSLNRLPLLEDYDVILIDGDHNWYTVYNELKIIEKNFKDKKFPIIFLHDVGWPYGRRDLYYNPKNIPEKYRQPYERLGMYPGQTDLKKEGGLNAGLYNSIYENTPQNGVLTAVEDFLRESHKDFIFEYVDAFFGLGILAPKTPELVTTIKNLLNSANLLHILEKEMVKVTIANSETRSLKNKLNNTLNETNINLGETQNQLHQKEEELKKKDFLIRALKKKEKSFDYLNGQVEDLTARFYELEYLSNKNRPFTQKLISKFPQLYILFNRKNNGLKNTYINLKGFNAIKNNHLIDIGYYLKNNKDIRVSGVDPILHYIYHGYQEGRNPNPQFNSKYYTEKYSDVKKSKLNPLIHYSLYGKKEGRQKKSLSQVSISKNEVVKNIDEVQKIKRQVRETPEKLNIAYVLWDFPALSQTFVMNELRWLVENNYNVRVFYKVKPDKEAKVNFNIEAIPIEDASDLIQKINEFDINLMHTHFVYPACTLLTYPAAEATGIPFTVSAHAIDIFHHLNDERNKIGEIGQSSLCLRIFVPGKFHFEYLSERGVPQHKIMFLRQATRYKIEEVDFNTPRVKRDIKNVITVARFIEKKGIDTFIEAAKILENEEMTFKIYGYGPLEENLKSKVKELDLKNVIFEGPIKGDIALKEVYQEGDLFVLPSRRASNGDMDGMPTVIFEAMAYGIPVITTNVSSIPEFVLNGYSGFVINPDEPSDLADKIVYVRDMDKNDLTVMLKRAQQEVQRISNVEETIETMVNIWSNNKIDIFMVTYQTGHYKDLKTMKEILDQIFKHTTLEFNLTIIDNNSDEDFKNFLVNYSRLYTNISLIFLKDNLQCGPASNIALEKMKNEFAIYICSNEGFIIKHGWEREAINYMKKHPNVGIAGNLIHSPSFYNGRTYKGQKWFKKFRNKDYILNKDNVKFKHIQGGIYILRRGAYEDCGGFNPLLPQDHMDVEYSYYLESQGWELGEISEWVSLSKKTRPGIFTYLDENTTFVHPLKLEENKQIEHVALKNCNICNGELNGRICSSCDSDSSERAIYRIIGNTDWTHRSLKCTLLLNHNSIYKSVQEPFFELVNQQYSTRDINESLEDLIENLKEQSDIIITNMDLNVELLNRIITTLKAKLLIIQLSNNELLNKKIKKFLTNKNFSIEIVEFMSEKLINKKFLVVECNSHV
- a CDS encoding NAD-dependent epimerase/dehydratase family protein, with amino-acid sequence MYKYLLIGGNGFIGTNIIYKLLEKKRDIFCIDLYDSNTKKISNKHFNSFINDLSNTELVKELVDASDIIIYLASVSNVRNSSNDSLIELGNIENFINFLEIVKEYKNKKVVLASSGGAIYGETKDPVNENHTLMPISPYGIGKLSMENFLRYYSLKYGINYVICRYSNPYGQYQNPFSGVGVINKLLYNYHTGNETKIIGTPDGSVRDYIYISDLVDATIKVSESKFADNNVFNIGSGVGYSLTHILNEIESVLDDTLRIKKGDFGMENVSKIVLDISKINKKVEWSPKISLRDGIILNNEWIKFYLNVEENNMASPKVGNYFKQKID